The genomic region CTCTACGACCACCCGCAGATAGCGCCCGAGAGCCCCGGCGACCTCCACGACGCCACCGAGATCGACGAGCTCCTCGGCCTGCGGACCGCCACCCTCACCGAGGAGGAGAAGCGGATCGCCCGTGCCACCGATCCCCGGGCAGCGGCGATCGTCGACCGGGTGGAACGGATGGCGCCGGGGGATTGGGAGCGGTTGCACGGCGCGCGGCGCCTCGCGGACGAGGCGGAGATGTTGCCCCTGCCCAGGGTAGCGAACGAGGTGCGGAGGCCCGGCCCCGGCGACAAGGTCCGGCTGCGCCCGGGCAAGCGGCGCACCGACGCGCACGACCTCCTCTTCGCCGGCATGGCCGCCACCGTCCACCGTGTGGAGGTCGACGCGGAGGGGGCGACCTGGTTGGCGGTCACCCTCGACGACGACCCTGCAGCGGAGCTGCACGAGTGGTACGGCCGCTTCCATTACTACCTTCCGGAAGAGGTGGAGACGATCGCGGAGGGAACGTGAGCTCGGTCCTGATCGCTGGGGTCGGAAACGTCTTCTTCGGCGACGACGCCTTCGGGGTCGAGGTGGCGCGCCGCCTCGCCCGCCTGGCTCTCCCGCCCGGAACCCGGGCGATCGACTTCGGCATCCGCGGCCTCCACCTGGCCTACGAGCTCCTCGATCCGGTCGATCTGCTGGTGATCGTCGACGCGGTGCCGCGGGGCCGCGCGCCGGGGACGCTCTACGTGATCGACCCGGCGCTCGAGGGGATCACCGCGCTGGCGCAGCCGGATGCCCACGGGATGGAGCTCCCCTCGGTCTTCGCGGCGCTGCGCTCGCTGGGCGGCACCCTGCCCCCCACACGCATCGTCGGCTGCGAGCCCCTCGACGTGCAGGAGGGCTTCGGCCTCTCCCCGCCGGTGGCGGCGGCGCTGGACACAGCGGTGCAGCTGGTGCTCGAGGTCGCTGCAGCAGGCGGTGGGCTGCAGCCGGCGATGGAGGCGAAGGGATGAGAGATCTGACGCGCTGCCGGCACCGGCAGGAATCGGGAAGCTGGCCTGTCGCCCTCGGCCTCGGCCTGCTGGTGGCAGGCTGGGCGCTCTACAGCCAATGGCCGGAGATACGGCGCTACCTGCGGATCCGCCGCATGTAGCTATTCTTCGTCACGTGGCGTCGGCCGGAGGATCGGCTTGCGCAGGAGCGCTGCGTAGTCGCGCACCTCGTCCAGCGGCAGCGCCGGCGAGAAATTGCCGTTCGCCCCCTCCATCCCGGTGGCCATGCAGAGCGCGTTGAGGATCGCCTCCTCCGTGCACTCCATCACCGCCTGGTAGAGCGGATCCATCCGCGTGTCGAGGAGCACCTTGATCCGGTAGACCATCTTCCGGGAGCGGCGCGGCACCCGGTTGGCGGTGGAGAAGCCGATCACGATCTCGCCGGAGCCGTGGGCGGCGTAGGAGCCGACGCGGCCGATGCCGAGCGCCACCCGCTTGCAGAGCCGGCTGATCTGGTGGGTCTGCAGCGGCGCGTCGGTGGCCACCACCGCGATGATCGATCCGTAGAGGCTGCGCCGGACCGCCATCCCCCGCAGCTTGCGCGCGAGGTGCTCGCCGATCGGCAGGCCCGCCACCCGCAGATCGGCGAGGCGGCCGAAGTTGCTCATCACCAGCACGCCGAGGGTATAGCCGCCCTGCTTCTCCGGGAGCTTGCGGCTGGCGGTGCCGATGCCGCCCTTCAGGTCGCAGGTGATCATGCCGGTGCCGCCGCCGACGTTCCCCTCCGCCACCGGGCCGCCCTTCGCGGAGCGGAGCGCCTCGAAGACGTGCTCCTGCCGGACGTGCCTGCCGGCGACGTCGTTGAGCCAGGAGTCGTCGCACTCGCCCACCAGCGGGATGAGCACGTCGTGCTCCGCGCCGATGCCGGGGTGGCGCTCCACCAGCCAATTCACCACCGCGTCGGAGACGGCGCCCACCGAGAGCGTGTTGGTGAGGAGGATCGGCGTCTCGATCAGCCCCCACTCCATCAGCTGGGTGAGGCCGGAGAGCTCGCCGGCGCCGTTGAGGACGAAGCCGCCACCGACGACGCGCTCGTCGAAGACGCCTCCGCCAGCGGGGAGGATCGCGGTGACGCCGGTGCGCACGGGACCACGCCCGGGCACCAGCCTGCCGCTGCCGCGCACGATGGTGGCATGGCCGACGAGCACGCCTTCCACGTCGGTGATCGCGTTGTGGGGGCCGGGGCGGTAGCGCCCCAGGGGCAGGCCCAGCTCCCGGGCCCGCACCCGCTCCTGCCGATCGCTCGAGCCCATGCGACGCGTCCTTTCGGCGGTGCGTCCGGTGGCGCTAGCCCGCGCGCTTGCCCGCCTCTGCCACCTGCACCAGCGCCGCGTTCGGCCGGGCGTTCTCCTGCGCCCGGCGCTCGCGCTCCCGCTGCGTGTAGCGCCGGATCGCGCCGGAGAGGATCTCGCCGATGAGGGTCCGGTAGTCCATGCCCGCCGACTGCGAGATGAGGACGAGATCGCTCCAGCCCGGCGTCAGGCCGGGAAGCGGGTTGCACTCGATGAAATAGATCCGCCCCTGCTCGTCCATGCGGAAGTCGATGCGGGCCACGTCGCGGCAGCCGAGGGCGGTGAAGGCGGATCGGGCGGCGTCCTCGAGGCGGCGCCGCGTCTTCTCGTCGATCTGCGCCGGGGCGTCGTAGCGGATCCGATTGTCCCAATCCTGCTTCATCTCGAAGCTGTAGATCGGGTTCTTCATCGTCTGGTCGACGAAGACGATCTCCATCGGCGGCAGCACCCGGGGCCTGCGCTCGCCGAGGAGCCCCACGGTGAACTCGCGGCCGGAGATGTACTCCTCCACCAGCGCGGGCTGGCGGTATTTGAGCGCCATCTCCCGGGCCACCTCGCGGAGCTCCTGCTCGTTCTCGCAGACGCTCTTGGAGATCACGCCCTTCGAGGAACCCTCCGCCACCGGCTTCACCATCAGCGGCCAGCGGAGATCCTTCGGCAGCTTCTCCTTGCCGGTGTGCATCAGGAAGTATTGCGGCGTGAGGATCCCGTGGGTGCGGACCATGCGCTTGGCGAGGCCCTTGTCGAGGGCGATGCCCAGCGCCGAAGGATCGCTGCCGGTGTAGGGGATGTCGAGGAGCTCGAGGAGCGCCGGGATCTGGCTCTCGCGGTTCCGGCCCTTGAAGCCCTCGGCGATGTTGAAGACCACGTCGACCGAGGTGCTGGAGAGCAGGCTCGGCAGCTCGGAGGTCGCCTCGAGATCGATCACCTCGTGGCCCCACGAGGCGATCGCGTCGCGGATCGCCTGCAGGGTCTTCGGGGAGTCGTATTCGGCCTCTGCGTCCTGGGCGCCGTCGATGGTCGGGGTGACCCGCTTCACGTTGTAGGTGAAGCCCACCTTGAGCGGTCCCGACTTCCGGGGCCGCGCCTTGGAGCGCCCCGAGTCCTTGATCGCGTAGCGCTTCACCGCGTTGCGGACCACCGCCTCGACCACGCCCTTCTCGTCGAGGCCCTGCAGCTTCGCCGAGGCGTAGATCGAGGAGCCGGGCTGGAGCGAGGGGAGCGCGTTCACCTCGAGGAAGTAGACCGCCCCCTCCGGCGTGATCCGGAAATCGATGCGGCCGAGGTCCTTGCAGCCGAGGAGCCCGAAGACCCGGCGCGCGGTGAGGCGGAGCACGGCCTCGGTCTCGCGGCCGATCTGCGCCGGCGCCCGCACCGCCACCGCGTCCTCGAGGCTCGTCTTCAGCTCGTAGTCGTAGATGGCGTGGCGCCGCCCCGCCATCACCGCCGGGTCGAAGAGATATTCGGCAGGGGCGAGCACGCCCTGCGAGGGCGCGTCGGCGAAGGCCTCGAGGTAGGGCACGGTGATGTCCCGCCCCGCCACGAACTCCTCGACGAGGACGCCGGCGGGCCAGCGGGAGAGCATCTCCGCCACCCGCACCGGCAAAAGCGCCGCCTCCTCGACCACCGACTCCTGGGTGATGCCCTTCGACGAGCCCTCGAAATTCGGCTTCACGATCACGGGGAAGCGGAAGCGGCGGAGCTCGAGATCCTCGAGCCGCTCCACGAATTGCCAGGCGGGCGTGGCGATCCCGTGCTGCGCCACGATCATCTTCGAGAGCTGCTTGTCGAGGGTCACCGCCAGCGCGTAGGCATCGCTGCCGGTGTAGGGCATGCCCAGCTCTTCGAAGAGCGCCGGATAGAAGGCCTCGCGGAAGCGCCCGCGCCGCCCTGCTGCGGTGTTGAAGACGAGGTCCGGCGACCAGGCCTCGAGCCGCGCCACCGTCCGCGAGGCGGGGCCGCTCACCTCGAGCCGCTCCACCCGGTGGCCGAGCCGCTCCAGGTGACCGGCGAGGGCGTCGATGGTCGCCGCGGTGTCGAATTCGGCCTCGTCTTCGGAATCGGTCAGCCGCAGGTTGTGGGTCAGCGCGATGCGCATGTGCTTGCCTCTCCGACGCGGGCTTCGCCCGCGCGGTGGTGGGGAGACGAACGTGGAGGGGCGCGCTCCTGCCGGGCAGCCCCCCGGTGGAGCGAAGGTGGTGCCGGTGAGAATTTGTGAAACAAACTCTCCAGCGAAGCCGAAGGCGGAGCGATCGCAAGAAGGAGCGTTTCTCGACCCGCGAAGCGCGAGCGAAGGAATAGGGCAGGCGCCTGCCGGGCCGATTCCTTCGCACGCGGTGAGGGTTCGGCGGCGGCGCCGATGCGCCGCCTTCTCACGGTGAGCGGGTCTGTGCCTCGACGTCGCCGACGTCGGGGGCAGCGAGGGGTGCCCGGCGGATCAGCGTCGAGGCGTGGGTCGGCACCGTGGTCTCGAGAGGGACCTTGGCGTCGATCACCTGGGTGTCGGCGAAGACGTCGCCGATCCGCACCCCGAGGGGATCGGTGGCGACCATGTAGAGCTCGAAGAGCGCGATCGGCACCGCCACCAGGGCGAGGATCGGGTTCAAGGCGAGGCCGAAGGCCACCGCCACCGGCAGGTTCCGGATCACCGAATGCCTGGCGTTGCAGGACTGCCGCGTCGGCACGTGGACCGCCTTCACGCCGAGAAGCCGCTTGCCCGGCGACTGGCCGTTGGGCATCGCGTCGGCGAGGAGCAGGTAGACGATCCCGAGGACGCCGCCCACGGTGGGGACGATCCAGGCGAAGAGGCCGGCGACGAGGAGGTCGGCTGCCTTGGCGAGGACACGCGGCAGCACCTCCGCCCTCGGATAGGGGGAGCCGCCGCGGCGCGCACTTCGTACCGGCCCTTTGCCGGAGCCCGTGGCCATGATCAGCGCCGGGCGAGCGCCCGGGCAGCCTCCAGCGCGTGGTAGGTGATGATGAGGTCGGCGCCGGCGCGCTTCATCGAGGTGAGGCTCTCGAGCACGGCGCGCTCGCCGTCGATCCAGCCGTTCTGCGCGGCGGCCTTGAGCATCGCGTACTCGCCGGAGACGTTGTAGGCGACCACCGGCACCTCGAGGGCCTGCCGGACGTCGCGGATCACGTCGAGGTAGGCCAGCGCCGGCTTGACGATGATCAGGTCCGCGCCCTCCTCCACGTCGCGCTTCACCATCCGGATCGCCTCCCTGCCGTTGGCGGGATCCATCTGGTAGCCGCGGCGGTCACCGTGGGAGGGCGCGCTCTGCGCGGCGTCGCGGAAGGGGCCGTAGAAGGCGGAGGCGTACTTCGCCGCGTAGCTCATGATCGGCGTGTGGCCGAAGCCGCTCTCGTCGAGGGCCCCGCGGATCGCCGCCACGCGGTTGTCCATCATGTCGGCGGGAGCGACGATGTCCGCGCCTGCCTGCGCGTAGACCACCGCGGTCTTCGCCAGCAGCGGCAGGGTCCGCTCGTTGTCCACGTCGCCGTCGTGGATCACGCCGCAATGCCCGTGCGTCGTGTACTCGCACATGCAGACGTCGGTCACGAGGACCAGCTCGGGCACCGCTTCCTTGATCGCGCGCAGGGCCCGGGGAATGACGCCGTCCTCGGCGTAGCCCTGGCTGCCGATCTCGTCCTTGTGGGGCGGGATCCCGAAGAGGAGGAGGGAGGGGATGCCGAGGTCGCGGGCCTTCTTCGCCTCCTCCACCGCGGTGTCGATGGAGAGGTTGCTGATCCCGGGCATCGAGGGGATGGGCCGGCGGAGGCCGGAGCCCTCCTCGACGAAGATCGGATAGATGAAGTCGCCGGCGTCGAGCTCGGTTTCACGGACCATCCGCCGGAGCGTCTCGGTACGGCGCAAACGGCGGCCGCGGATGGGAGCGGGCAGCAAGATTCCTCCTCGGGGGCTTCGGAGCCTCGGGTTCGCGGCGAGCATAGTCCGCCGCGGTGCGAAAGCAACGAAGGTTCGCTGCCCGGAAACCGCCGGAGGCCCCTGCTCCATTCTGCCGCAGCGCCGGGCCGGTTCGCCGATCCCGGGGCGGTCCGCCCGGTTCGCCGCCGCGAACCTCCGCGTTCACCCCGTTCGGGCCGGCGAACGGGGAAGATGTCGCCACCCTCCCCATCTTCCCCACTGCGTGGGGATTTCCGACCCACCCCTCCGCGGAAAATCAGGGGAAGTGCACCGCGCGACAATCTGGCGCACGAAGGCGTTGCGCTGGCGCCAACCAGTCGTTCCAGGTCGAGAAGGAAAGGAGGGAAGCTCGCTGCGCACCGTCCGGCGTGGCGGGGTGCTCGCCGCAGGAGCTAGAAGGCAGGAAGAACCGCTCGGGCACACGGGCGAACGTGCGAACACCGGCGGATGCGGGCTGTACCAGCAGCTGGACCCCTGCCGGGAGTCCTGCCGCGGGGAGCGCCCCGGCTCGCCCGGTCTACGACCGGCGAGGTCCCTTCGACCTCGACAGCGTGTCCGTTGGCCAGCAGCAGTGCGCTCACGCCGGGATCCTTCTGCCAGCAGCGTGCCAAGACGAGACGGGCCCATCCGCAGCCGGGCAGGCAGGCGCCAGCGCCCCGGATCGCCCTGCAGCATGGCGGGCGGAGCCCCCCTGGCCGCAGGAATTACCGGCACGGCCCCGGAGGGGGGCAGTAAGGCTGGGGCCGAGGTGTCGCGGCCAGGCCGCAGGGCGAGGCCGGCCTGCCACGGAGGCAGCGCAGGAAGCGCGTCCCGGACCGACGGCGCGCAGATCGTGCGGGCGTGCGCTCGGCAGACAGCGGGCAGACCGCTCCGTCCCCGGGAAGAATCCCGTGCAGACGAGCGTTTCACCTGCAACGGAGAGCGCTGGCCGGACGGCGGACAAACCGCACCATCCCTGCCGACCCCACCGGATCCAGGACGAACACCCCACCACGCCGAACGAATGGCGGCATGGTAGCACGTGTGCCTTTCGG from Vulgatibacter sp. harbors:
- a CDS encoding hydrogenase maturation protease, which encodes MSSVLIAGVGNVFFGDDAFGVEVARRLARLALPPGTRAIDFGIRGLHLAYELLDPVDLLVIVDAVPRGRAPGTLYVIDPALEGITALAQPDAHGMELPSVFAALRSLGGTLPPTRIVGCEPLDVQEGFGLSPPVAAALDTAVQLVLEVAAAGGGLQPAMEAKG
- a CDS encoding DUF6893 family small protein, with the translated sequence MRDLTRCRHRQESGSWPVALGLGLLVAGWALYSQWPEIRRYLRIRRM
- a CDS encoding P1 family peptidase; translation: MGSSDRQERVRARELGLPLGRYRPGPHNAITDVEGVLVGHATIVRGSGRLVPGRGPVRTGVTAILPAGGGVFDERVVGGGFVLNGAGELSGLTQLMEWGLIETPILLTNTLSVGAVSDAVVNWLVERHPGIGAEHDVLIPLVGECDDSWLNDVAGRHVRQEHVFEALRSAKGGPVAEGNVGGGTGMITCDLKGGIGTASRKLPEKQGGYTLGVLVMSNFGRLADLRVAGLPIGEHLARKLRGMAVRRSLYGSIIAVVATDAPLQTHQISRLCKRVALGIGRVGSYAAHGSGEIVIGFSTANRVPRRSRKMVYRIKVLLDTRMDPLYQAVMECTEEAILNALCMATGMEGANGNFSPALPLDEVRDYAALLRKPILRPTPRDEE
- a CDS encoding ATP-grasp domain-containing protein, which codes for MRIALTHNLRLTDSEDEAEFDTAATIDALAGHLERLGHRVERLEVSGPASRTVARLEAWSPDLVFNTAAGRRGRFREAFYPALFEELGMPYTGSDAYALAVTLDKQLSKMIVAQHGIATPAWQFVERLEDLELRRFRFPVIVKPNFEGSSKGITQESVVEEAALLPVRVAEMLSRWPAGVLVEEFVAGRDITVPYLEAFADAPSQGVLAPAEYLFDPAVMAGRRHAIYDYELKTSLEDAVAVRAPAQIGRETEAVLRLTARRVFGLLGCKDLGRIDFRITPEGAVYFLEVNALPSLQPGSSIYASAKLQGLDEKGVVEAVVRNAVKRYAIKDSGRSKARPRKSGPLKVGFTYNVKRVTPTIDGAQDAEAEYDSPKTLQAIRDAIASWGHEVIDLEATSELPSLLSSTSVDVVFNIAEGFKGRNRESQIPALLELLDIPYTGSDPSALGIALDKGLAKRMVRTHGILTPQYFLMHTGKEKLPKDLRWPLMVKPVAEGSSKGVISKSVCENEQELREVAREMALKYRQPALVEEYISGREFTVGLLGERRPRVLPPMEIVFVDQTMKNPIYSFEMKQDWDNRIRYDAPAQIDEKTRRRLEDAARSAFTALGCRDVARIDFRMDEQGRIYFIECNPLPGLTPGWSDLVLISQSAGMDYRTLIGEILSGAIRRYTQRERERRAQENARPNAALVQVAEAGKRAG
- a CDS encoding RDD family protein, whose protein sequence is MLPRVLAKAADLLVAGLFAWIVPTVGGVLGIVYLLLADAMPNGQSPGKRLLGVKAVHVPTRQSCNARHSVIRNLPVAVAFGLALNPILALVAVPIALFELYMVATDPLGVRIGDVFADTQVIDAKVPLETTVPTHASTLIRRAPLAAPDVGDVEAQTRSP
- the hemB gene encoding porphobilinogen synthase; protein product: MPAPIRGRRLRRTETLRRMVRETELDAGDFIYPIFVEEGSGLRRPIPSMPGISNLSIDTAVEEAKKARDLGIPSLLLFGIPPHKDEIGSQGYAEDGVIPRALRAIKEAVPELVLVTDVCMCEYTTHGHCGVIHDGDVDNERTLPLLAKTAVVYAQAGADIVAPADMMDNRVAAIRGALDESGFGHTPIMSYAAKYASAFYGPFRDAAQSAPSHGDRRGYQMDPANGREAIRMVKRDVEEGADLIIVKPALAYLDVIRDVRQALEVPVVAYNVSGEYAMLKAAAQNGWIDGERAVLESLTSMKRAGADLIITYHALEAARALARR